From Cannabis sativa cultivar Pink pepper isolate KNU-18-1 chromosome 8, ASM2916894v1, whole genome shotgun sequence, a single genomic window includes:
- the LOC115699112 gene encoding uncharacterized protein LOC115699112: MWAASCLASCCAACACDACRTVVSGISRRSARIAYCGLFALSLIVSWMLREVAAPLMEKIPWINTFHHTPSREWFETDAVLRVSLGNFLFFTIFAVMMVGVKTQRDPRDGLHHGGWMMKIICWCLLVIFMFFLPNEIINFYETISKFGSGLFLLVQVVLLLDFVHRWNDTWVGYDERFWFIALFVVSLFCYLASFVFSGLLFHWFTPSGHDCGLNTFFIVMTLISVFVFAIVALHPAVNGSILPASVLSVYCTYLCYSALSSEPRDYECNGLHKHSKAVSTGTLTLGLCTTVLSVVYSAVRAGSSTTLLSPPGSPRAGSEKPLLPLDKAAEHEEKEKSKPVSYSYSFFHLIFSLASMYSAMLLTGWSTSVGASGKLVDVGWPSVWVRIITGWVTAALYIWSLIAPIMFPEREF, translated from the exons TATTGTGGTCTTTTCGCCCTCTCTCTCATCGTCTCATGGATGCTTCGCGAGGTCGCTGCTCCTCTAATGGAGAAAATCCCAT GGATTAATACCTTTCATCACACTCCAAGCAGGGAGTGGTTTGAAACAGATGCAGTGTTGCGTGTTAGTTTGGGAAATTTTCTCTTCTTCACCATCTTCGCTGTTATGATGGTTGGTGTGAAAACTCAGAGAGATCCCCGTGATGGTTTGCACCATGGTGGATGGATGATGAAAATTATATGCTGGTGCCTTTTGGTCATCTTTATGTTTTTCTTACCAAATGAgattattaacttttatg AGACAATTTCAAAGTTTGGCTCCGGATTATTTCTTCTTGTTCAAGTTGTGCTTCTGTTGGATTTCGTTCACAGATGGAATGACACATGGGTTGGCTATGATGAGCGATTCTG GTTCATTGCTTTGTTTGTTGTTTCACTATTTTGTTATTTGGCGAGCTTTGTTTTTTCTGGACTTCTCTTCCACTGGTTCACACCATCTGGACATGACTGTGGTCTCAACACCTTCTTCATTGTTATGACTTTGATTTCAGTGTTTGTCTTCGCTATAGTAGCACTGCACCCTGCT GTAAACGGTAGCATTTTGCCAGCATCAGTCCTATCTGTGTATTGCACATACCTCTGCTACAGTGCACTTTCCAGTGAACCTAGGGATTACGAGTGCAATGGCCTCCACAAGCATTCTAAAGCAGTTTCTACTGGGACATTGACTCTTGGACTGTGTACAACTGTTCTATCCGTTGTATATTCAGCTGTTCGTGCAGGATCTTCTACTACTCTTCTCTCTCCACCAGGCTCACCTCGTGCTG GTTCTGAGAAGCCTCTGCTTCCACTGGACAAGGCAGCCGAGCATGAAGAGAAAGAGAAGTCTAAGCCAGTATCATACTCGTATTCATTCTTCCACCTTATTTTCTCTCTGGCTAGTATGTATTCGGCAATGCTTCTGACCGGGTGGTCGACCTCAGTTGGTGCGAGCGGGAAGTTGGTTGATGTCGGATGGCCATCTGTGTGGGTAAGGATTATAACTGGTTGGGTAACTGCAGCTCTGTACATCTGGTCTCTCATTGCACCTATTATGTTCCCAGAGAGGGAGTTCTAA